The following nucleotide sequence is from Cicer arietinum cultivar CDC Frontier isolate Library 1 chromosome 2, Cicar.CDCFrontier_v2.0, whole genome shotgun sequence.
TTAGAACAAACGTGATAATCAtgaaatgaaaattttcaatttgtgACTATTGCAAATTTGTACTGTCTGATATAATTTTTGcttaattttgttgtggtgccatttatttgaatatatttggttaaattttatttgcCTAACCTTCAACTATTGTAGGCCAAGAAGAAAGTAGCATTGCTACTACAAAAACTCAAGAAATATGAGCTGCCAGAGCTGCCTCCTCCACGGCATGACCCGGAGCTCTTAACACCTGAACAACTTCAGGCATATAAAAAAGTTGGATTCAAGAATAAGAATTATGTTCCGGTTGGTGTTCGTGGAGTCTTTGGAGGAGTTGTACAAAATATGCATCTTCATTGGAAGTTTCATGAGACTGTGCAAGTTTGTTGCGACAACTTCCCCAAGGAAAGAATAAAAGAAATGGCTTCAATGCTTGCAAGATTGAGTGGTGGCATCGTGATAAATGTTCATAATGTGAAAACAATCATCATGTTCCGTGGTAGAAACTATCGCCAACCCAAGAACTTGATACCTATTAACACCCTCACAAAGAGGAAGGTATGATTGCATCGTCATATTCTTTAATAGATTGCACCACTTTTTTCGCATATCTGAACTGAGTTATGAACTTTCATATTTAGGCACCAATAGTGTTGTTAATCGCATATCGTAgaaaataacaatttgttcaaattcagCTACGCTATATTGCTATTGCGGCACTATAGCCATCACTCGACAATgctttgtactaaatagcataTCATGGAACAATATCGATTTGTTCAAATTATACTACACTGTAAGCGCCGCTTTAGCCACTATTTGACATCACTGGTTCCAATGTTGTTCGTTATCATTGAAAGTAATGATATCGCCTGTTTGTTATAGATGTACTGATAAGATTGGTTAGACTAACAAAAAcgaaatgttttaattttaatgattattaTGCTTGCATGATGACTTCAACGATTCAAGGACAAAATAAGTTGGTCCTAGTTTTGGTATCAATTATACAAAGAATTTGAATACTAAAGATAATGTATTTGTTACTGTTGTTCTATACAGGCTCTATTCAAGGCTAGATTTGAGCAAGCTCTTGAATCTCAGAAGTTAAACATAAAGAACATCGAACAGCAGCTCCGACGGATGGGAGTGAATCCTGAGGATCCAAGTGCAATGGCCAGCATCCAAAGAGTGGCTTCCACGTTCTTCAATGCCATTGACAAGAAAGAGGGAAGCCCTTATGTCTTCCGTGGAGACAAGCAGTCGGTAATAGAACCTACTGGAGGTTTGGATTTGGAAGAGTCGGATCCTTCTGCTGATAGTGATCAGGAAGAGCTAGATCGATTCATCGCTGAGATAGAGGATGCTGCAGATAAAGAATACGAAGAAGAAGAGgccaaagaaaaagaagagttTGGAAGACTTAGATATTGGAACAGAGAAGAGTTTGGTGGAAGATTCAGAAGATCAGATGCTTCTAGAAATGATGACTATGATGGTGGTGAGGTTAGAGGCTCAAGAGCTCGTCAGACAATACATCCCAAGCATCGAACTATCGATAGTGACGATGAAGAGAATGCTCATTTTGACaacgatgatgatgatgatcatGGTGAGTGGCGTTCCAGTAATATTGCTGATGATAGTGATATTGACAGCAATTCTGATGGCTCTGATGAAGGTAGAGGCAGGTTCAAGGAAAATAGGGGGAGAAGAGAGAGGATAAATAATACCGGTATTGGCAAGGCTCATGTTAACGGTGGTCCAAGCAGACACGGTGAAGCTAAATTCAGGAGGAATATGGCCGTACAAGATTCTGAATCAGAAGGTATGCTTAGTGAAGTTGAGAATGCAATGTGGGAGTCTGATGAAGAGGAGAATGGTTCGGTACATTTGAGACGGGCCAGTAGTGATAACTAcaagagcagcagcagcagcgatgATGAGTATGATTATCAATTAAAGAGAAACAAAAAGAATGGTGCGAGGGATCATGAAATCGGAGGAGGAAGAACTAAATCTGTGAGAGGTGGGCAAGAACGAATCGGAGGAACTAAATCTGTGTCCGCTGATTTGTTCAGTGGTTCGGAAGACTGGATGTGGCAATCAGATGCCGAGGAGAACTCGAGAGCTGATAAGGACTACCCCacaagtaaaaatattaatgtggTCAAAAGTGATATCCATAAGAACAAAGCACCAAAGGATGCAGATGAGGCTTGGGATAGTGAATAGCCCAAGTAAATAAATGCAAGACCATAATTCATGAGAGGAACGTTTTCCACCCTCAAAAGTACTTGGAAAGTACACATCCAGAAAAAATACAGTTTTTATGCCGTCTGAATGTGTACTCTCAAACAAAAACagtttatttttgacgtttagaTGTGTACTTCTGGAATCATGTGTGGTTTTTCGGAAACACGTCGAGCGTAAAGTTACTCCCTAATTCGTTGTAGTTTTCTATGATTAAATGGTTAAAACAAAATCATCAAGGTATGAAGCTTAATATAGCATGTTTATTCAGCTCAACTCCTCAAGTTGTTATTGTCAAACTAGCCATTATGTACTTGACATTATAAATAAAGTTTCAGGCATTGTGCTCTGACTTTCTGCtaaagaaagtttttttttacagtgaagaaattgaatgtaatcaattGAAATTGAGATAGATGTGGGAAAATTTATTAGTACAGTATAATGAACTTAAGCTTTCTAGAATTTAATCACCTTTTTGTCACcagtaaaatgaataaaattattcgTCTAAGTAACATCTAGTTCAACCGACAATATTtacaatattgatattattagaccgatttattttaatttatcgaACTTGAAATTTTACTTTGTGTACGTGAGCTTATTAGCAGTGTTTGTCTCTTTATTTATAGTCCAATGAAtaaaatccaacatgtaaaagTATTTTCTAGGCTCTGAAATGAAAAGGGACACATAGGTCATGagcttgataaaaaaaaaatagtggaaTCATCTATATACCTCTCTCATATTGGATTCAAACAAAAACCATTCAAATTCAGAAAAATTTACTTCATACATTTGAAATTATACCCCTATCCAATGCTACCAATTTTATCCctccttttaaaaaaacacataattgAAATACACATTTGTGgaacttttgaaaatttttttgtTCTAgacaaatttgttttaaattttccaAAGCCCAAATATATTTGtgattcaaaaaatttaagtttgaatTTTGTGGACCACATTTGGAATCTTGTGAGGGAtaggtaatttttttaaagttaaggaaaattttgaaatttttggaaGATTTATAAGAGTTTGAGTATAATTTAGAGTATATGGTATAATTCTTTAGTGACTTATTCTCTCACTCTTAATATTCTCAAAAAGCCTATGATATATATTCAAATTAACCAATCATAAGGTGCAAAATACAGATGTTTCTTCTCCCTCCTCTAATGTtctaaaatacttaaaaatacatgtccaaattaaataattcggatgtataaaatactaattcGAAGTAGtcattctaaatttttttaaaaa
It contains:
- the LOC101503999 gene encoding uncharacterized protein — protein: MFSVRNLHRHCSFNLKPFSSLFQLQPNLFRNVIPLGQGIEKRNIDDKVEAYHKVSLYYYVKPLNLLNGSTCRAMSTTRGRSMRSKVERRMQKESGKTLREIRRAKKLKKKLMTEEERLVYNLKRAKKKVALLLQKLKKYELPELPPPRHDPELLTPEQLQAYKKVGFKNKNYVPVGVRGVFGGVVQNMHLHWKFHETVQVCCDNFPKERIKEMASMLARLSGGIVINVHNVKTIIMFRGRNYRQPKNLIPINTLTKRKALFKARFEQALESQKLNIKNIEQQLRRMGVNPEDPSAMASIQRVASTFFNAIDKKEGSPYVFRGDKQSVIEPTGGLDLEESDPSADSDQEELDRFIAEIEDAADKEYEEEEAKEKEEFGRLRYWNREEFGGRFRRSDASRNDDYDGGEVRGSRARQTIHPKHRTIDSDDEENAHFDNDDDDDHGEWRSSNIADDSDIDSNSDGSDEGRGRFKENRGRRERINNTGIGKAHVNGGPSRHGEAKFRRNMAVQDSESEGMLSEVENAMWESDEEENGSVHLRRASSDNYKSSSSSDDEYDYQLKRNKKNGARDHEIGGGRTKSVRGGQERIGGTKSVSADLFSGSEDWMWQSDAEENSRADKDYPTSKNINVVKSDIHKNKAPKDADEAWDSE